The genomic DNA TTGCCTCGTGCACTCGCTGGATAAGCCCGTCCAGCTCTTCGCTGTCAATATCGGTAAAGTCTTGCGCCATTTAAGTTCCTGTCGGCTGGCTTGCAGTGCTGATGCGCTCAATTATTCCAGCATTGTGGGATCAGTCAACATGATCGTGAGGATCGATAACTTAAGGGGGAATAGTGTGCGTACGGTCATACTTTTTGCCAGCCAGGCAGCCCCACCAACAGAGCTTTAAGCTGCTTCGCGGCGACAGGGGTCACCCCATCTTGGTGATGACGGGGCCAATCTTGAAAGCGGCCTTTGCTCAGGCGTTTATTGATTAACCAGAAGCCAGAGCCGTCATAACATAATGCTCTAAGCATGGTTTGACGGCGGTTGGTAAACACAAACAGGGTTCCGCTACGAGGCGACTGTTTTAGCTGATGACGACACAGGGCGGCGAGTCCATCAATACCACAGCGAAAATCGGCTGGTTGAGTCGCAAGCAGGATTTTACTCTCAGCAGTCAGGTGGATCATTTTACTTCTCCTGCTTCTTGTATCAGAGCTCGCAATAAGTCAGGAGAGACAAGGCCGCTGATACAGATCTGACTTGAATTAGGAAGAGTGAGCTGAAGGCTCAGGTCTGATTTAGGTAGTAAATCAGGCTCTATCTGTAACGGAACAAAATCAGGAGCGGACGACTTAACGGGAAGTTGCTTGCGCCAGTCATTGAGCTGGGTGGTGCAGATCCGTAGTGCTTTGGTCACGTGACTGATCGGATATTCTTCAAGCAGCTTGAGTGCTAAGCAGCGTAGTTCATCGGGGATACTGGCATGTTTATTAATGCGGGTTTGTCGCCAGTGCTCAAAGTCAGCAGTGGCCTGAATCAGGTTTTTCTGGTTTTGCATGGTGCCTTCCTTATATTGGATAAGCACTTAGTAAACCAGAGCTGGCGAGTTAAGTTGAGCTATGCTGCCGTAAGCTCACGATGCATTTCATCAGATCAAAAAGTACTATGATGAGCACTATAGTTCTTCTCTGAGGCACACTAGGATGTCAGAAGAGCAGAAAGAAGAACTGTATAAAGCGCAAGTTAAAGGTCGAGCTGAGCTTAGTCGTGCGATAGATATCGGTGGTTTGCTTCTCAACTCAAATGCAATATTGGTCGTTGAATGCTATTTATCTGATTATCATAACTGCCCCGACTTCGATTTTTATGAAGAGCATTTGGACCATCGCAGATAAAGCACTCAAAGAATTTATCGTCCATGCAAAAACTGATTTAGAAAAGTGAGCTTCAGAAACATAACAAACGAGTATCGCGTCAATAATTAATTTTATCGATATATCCCTATACCACCCATATGATCTAGAACGCTTTTCCCTGCATTGAATTATTCTGGCCTTAAACGGGAACTGAAATACATTAAATAGCGACAGGTAGTCGCTATTTAATGTGATGTCAATTTTACGATTTTATGGCTAACAAGGCGCCAAAGGTAAGTAAGCCCAGTCCGCATGCTTGATTCAATCTTTTTTTCATTTTCTGAAAGTGTGTTTGAAGAGCATTTGATGTAAAAAGCATTGCCACAAGACTGAACCAGACTCCGTGCAGTATCACCATATATAAGCCATATATTATAGCTTGATGATGATCACTAGAATCCGGTGAAATAACTTGGCTGAATATACTCAAGAAAAAAAGCATTGTTTTAGGGTTTAATACATTACACAAAAAACCTTGTGCTA from Vibrio casei includes the following:
- the tnpB gene encoding IS66 family insertion sequence element accessory protein TnpB (TnpB, as the term is used for proteins encoded by IS66 family insertion elements, is considered an accessory protein, since TnpC, encoded by a neighboring gene, is a DDE family transposase.), giving the protein MIHLTAESKILLATQPADFRCGIDGLAALCRHQLKQSPRSGTLFVFTNRRQTMLRALCYDGSGFWLINKRLSKGRFQDWPRHHQDGVTPVAAKQLKALLVGLPGWQKV